The genomic region GATTGTTTCCCTCCGCGCGGGCTTCGATGTGAGACTTGTCAGCATTATGCTCGTCTGCCTTGGCCCGAGTACCACCGCCAAGAAAAGCGAGTAGCCGCTCGGCACCGGCAGAGACTGTGCTGGACGTCGACTCAGCACCATTTAAGTTAGAATCGTTACTCTGGCTCGCCTCTCCAGCTCTGCCCCGAGTTGTCGGAGGGGCGGAACTCTTAGCGCCACGCGTCAACAGCGTATCGAGACGTGTGGCCGCGTGCTGCAACTCATCAGGTGCCGTCGTGGGCTGTTGTGACTCACGTTGCCATCCGGCACGTTGTGGCCCGGAGGAAACGCTGTCAGGCGGCTTTGTCCCATTCATCCTCGTTCCCTTCCTTACTGACGCGATGGCCCGCTTCTGCAGCCTCTTCGAGTTCGGCGTCTTCCTTGGCCTCCGCATCCAGAAGTTCTGCCGCCCTAAGAGTTGCAACCAACTCATCAAATTTGGAAACTGCGCGCCGTGCGTGCGCGAGCTTCTGGCTCGCGAATTCCAACGCCTCACGTGCAGCCGTCGCAGCGCCCTCCGCGTCTTGCAGGCGCTTGGCAAGTAGAGCCTCATGTTCACGCAGTTCAACCACGCGAGCCTTACACGCGTCCAGCGCCTCAAGATCGACAAGCTTACCGATGATGGCGTCATAGATCGCAGCCTCGCGGCGCGGCATCTCTTCCCGCCATCTCTCCAGATTGGCTCGCGCGGTCTCTACCGCTGCCGCCGCGGCTTCCAAGCCTGCGCGGCGGGCGCGCTCCTCTTGCTCGGCGCGATCGGCCTGCAACACTTTCACGCGTTGCACCTGACGGATGACGGCGAGCTTCATGCCAGCGCCTCCGCCATCTGCTTCAGCACATCGTTAAAACCCACTGGATCTTGCGCATTCTGCTTGAGGAAGCTTCGGATGTGCTCGATCTTTTTGACGGCCTCATCCGCCACCTTGTCACTGCCTGGCTTGTATTCGCCGATACGCACCAGCAGCTCGACCTCATTGTACTTTGCCATCAGCGTACGGATACGCCCGGCAAGGGCACGATGCTCGCTGCTGGCGATAGCCCCCATTACGCGGCTGGCACTAGCTAGCACGTCGATCGCGGGAAAGTGATTAGCGGCCGAAAGCGCACGTGACAGCACAATATGTCCGTCCAGGATGGAGCGCGTCTCATCCGCGATTGGTTCGGACATGTCATCACCTTCAACCAGGACGGTATAGAAGGCCGTGATCGAGCCTTTGTCGTTATTACCGACGCGCTCCATCAGCTTGGGCAACGTGGCAAAGACCGAGGGAGGGAAACCGCGCCTCGTTGGCGGCTCGCCGGCAGCCAAGCCGATCTCTCGTTGCGCACGCGCAAAGCGAGTAACGCTGTCCATAAGGAACAACACGCGCATACCCTGATTTCGGAACCATTCGGCAATAGCAGTCGCGACGTAGGCCGCCTTGGCGCGCTCCATTGAAGAGCGGTCCGAGGTCGCGACCACTACCACCGACTTCTCGCGCCCTTCAGGTCCCAGATCGCGCTCGATGAATTCGCGCACTTCGCGCCCACGCTCGCCGATCAGCGCCATAACCGTGACGTCGACTGCCGCGCCACGCACCAGCATAGACATCAGTGTCGACTTGCCGCCGCCAGCCGCAGCGAAGATGCCCATCCGCTGGCCCTCTCCGCAGGTCAGCATGCCATCCAGAGCGCGCACACCAAGCGGCATTGGCGTATCGATCACCCGCCGCGTAAGTGGGTCCGGCGCGTCAGCGTAGACTGAAACATAGGCATCCGGCCGCAGCGGTCCTCGCTCCGCGATATCGAGCGGCTGCCCCATCCCGTCCAGCACTCGGCCCAGCAACGCACGGCCCGCCGGCGCCATATGAGGCTTGCCAGTGGGAAGCACCTCGGTCAGCGTTGAGACGCCACCAAGGTCGCCGAGAGGCGTCAAGATCGCTGAGTCGCGCGTCAGGCCCACCACTTCCGCCGGCAGCTCAGAGCCGTCTGAAGGATTGTGCAGGATGCAGAGATCGCCAATGCGCGCTCCAGGTACTGTAGCCTTGATGATCGTGCCCAACACTTGGAGCACACGTCCGCGCACAGTGATCGGCGTGGCCTCGGCAATGGCCTGAGAGGCGATGCGAAAGACGTATTCGAATTCCCCACTCTTCCGGACCAGGGCATCCATCGCTCAATTGCCCCCTAACGCCTTCGTTAGCCCGTGCTTTCGTGCTCGCTCAATAATTACGAGCTGGCTTGTGATCTTCGCGTCCAGCCGACCCGAGTCGAATGGCGCGTCT from Hyphomicrobium sp. MC1 harbors:
- a CDS encoding YscO family type III secretion system apparatus protein: MKLAVIRQVQRVKVLQADRAEQEERARRAGLEAAAAAVETARANLERWREEMPRREAAIYDAIIGKLVDLEALDACKARVVELREHEALLAKRLQDAEGAATAAREALEFASQKLAHARRAVSKFDELVATLRAAELLDAEAKEDAELEEAAEAGHRVSKEGNEDEWDKAA
- the sctN gene encoding type III secretion system ATPase SctN; translated protein: MDALVRKSGEFEYVFRIASQAIAEATPITVRGRVLQVLGTIIKATVPGARIGDLCILHNPSDGSELPAEVVGLTRDSAILTPLGDLGGVSTLTEVLPTGKPHMAPAGRALLGRVLDGMGQPLDIAERGPLRPDAYVSVYADAPDPLTRRVIDTPMPLGVRALDGMLTCGEGQRMGIFAAAGGGKSTLMSMLVRGAAVDVTVMALIGERGREVREFIERDLGPEGREKSVVVVATSDRSSMERAKAAYVATAIAEWFRNQGMRVLFLMDSVTRFARAQREIGLAAGEPPTRRGFPPSVFATLPKLMERVGNNDKGSITAFYTVLVEGDDMSEPIADETRSILDGHIVLSRALSAANHFPAIDVLASASRVMGAIASSEHRALAGRIRTLMAKYNEVELLVRIGEYKPGSDKVADEAVKKIEHIRSFLKQNAQDPVGFNDVLKQMAEALA